The following proteins come from a genomic window of Gemmatimonadota bacterium:
- the carB gene encoding carbamoyl-phosphate synthase large subunit, which produces MPKRTDIESILILGSGPIVIGQACEFDYSGTQAVRALKEEGYRTILVNSNPATIMTDPDLADRTYIEPLTVEWVQRVIEREKPDALLPTMGGQTALNLAIELHQSGFLDEHGVELIGANARSIAMAEDREQFAAAMARIGLELPHGGFARTLDEGRAIVENTGYPAIIRPSFTLGGTGGGIAYNLEEFEAAVRRGLDASPITEVLIDRSVIGWKEFELEVVRDGADNVIIVCSIENIDAMGVHTGDSITVAPAQTLTDVEYQRMRDAAIAIIREIGVEAGGCNVQFAVDPRSGELLVVEMNPRVSRSSALASKATGFPIARVGAKLAVGYLLHELPNDITKTTPASFEPTLDYTVVKFPRFAFEKFAEVNPSLGVQMKAVGETMAIGRTFKAAWQKGLRGLELGRPGWTVGRRLLDDALTADDPESLLQAIRRPTAERPFQVKRALEAGLTVEQVAEATKYDPWFVDQLMEVVELERWYAALAEVTAADLRRMKRNGFSDRQLADLRGSSERAVREQRWAWGIRPTYNVVDTCAGEFPAQTPYYYSSYEDEDEAAPSDRKKVVILGSGPNRIGQGIEFDYCCVQAVLALSEAGYETVMVNSNPETVSTDFDVSDKLYFEPLTLEDVLEIIEREKPLGVIVQLGGQTPLNLAEALGDLGVPILGTSVDAIDRAEDRERFEKVCRSIGATVPDNGIATNVDDAAKVAQRIGFPVLVRPSYVLGGRAMQIVYDESSLRGFFEEAIRASPDHPVLIDRFIEDAFEADVDALADGTDVVVAGVMHHIENAGVHSGDSACVLPPLGLDPAVAAEIRSLTRKFALELGVVGLINVQYAIRDGRVFVLEVNPRASRTVPFVSKATGIPFARLAARVMAGERIADLDIPENPRVGGVAVKEAVLPFNRFEVDIILGPEMRSTGEVMGFDDTFGMAFAKAQASAYNELPEQPPATLIVTVNDRDKETVVPLIRKYHEVGFRILATAGTQHYLVEHGIPAELAYKVGEDRPNMVDLIVSGQIQLLINTPLGRKSQYDDYALRRAAITYKVPYLTTMASAKAALDALIAIRGDRHHVRTVQERAADARQGVTV; this is translated from the coding sequence GTGCCTAAACGGACAGACATCGAATCGATCCTCATCCTGGGATCCGGGCCGATCGTGATCGGCCAAGCCTGTGAGTTCGACTACTCCGGAACGCAGGCGGTACGGGCGTTGAAGGAAGAGGGCTACCGCACCATCCTCGTCAATTCCAATCCCGCCACCATCATGACCGATCCGGACCTTGCGGATCGGACCTACATCGAACCGCTCACGGTCGAGTGGGTGCAGCGGGTCATCGAGCGGGAAAAGCCGGACGCGTTGCTCCCCACCATGGGTGGGCAGACGGCGCTCAACCTGGCGATCGAGCTGCACCAGAGTGGCTTCCTCGACGAGCATGGTGTGGAGCTCATCGGCGCCAACGCGCGCTCGATCGCCATGGCCGAGGATCGCGAGCAATTCGCGGCGGCGATGGCTCGGATCGGCCTGGAGCTCCCCCACGGCGGCTTTGCGCGGACTCTGGACGAAGGGCGCGCCATCGTCGAGAACACCGGGTATCCGGCCATCATCCGTCCCAGCTTCACCCTGGGCGGCACGGGTGGGGGGATCGCTTACAACCTCGAGGAGTTCGAAGCAGCGGTGCGGCGGGGTCTCGATGCCTCCCCGATCACCGAGGTGCTCATCGACCGCAGCGTGATCGGCTGGAAGGAGTTCGAGCTCGAGGTCGTACGCGACGGCGCGGACAACGTCATCATCGTGTGCTCGATCGAGAACATCGATGCCATGGGGGTGCACACGGGCGACTCCATCACGGTGGCGCCGGCGCAGACGCTCACAGACGTCGAGTACCAGCGGATGCGCGACGCCGCCATCGCCATCATTCGGGAGATCGGTGTCGAGGCGGGGGGCTGCAACGTGCAGTTCGCTGTCGATCCCCGCAGCGGTGAACTGCTGGTCGTGGAGATGAACCCGCGCGTGTCGCGGTCCTCTGCATTGGCTTCCAAAGCCACGGGGTTCCCGATCGCGCGGGTGGGTGCCAAGCTCGCCGTCGGGTACTTGCTGCACGAGCTGCCCAACGACATCACCAAGACCACGCCCGCCTCATTCGAACCCACCCTCGACTACACCGTGGTGAAGTTCCCACGCTTCGCCTTCGAGAAGTTCGCGGAGGTCAACCCCTCGCTCGGTGTCCAGATGAAGGCCGTGGGGGAGACCATGGCCATCGGCAGGACCTTCAAGGCGGCGTGGCAGAAGGGGCTGCGTGGCCTGGAGTTGGGTCGGCCTGGCTGGACGGTCGGACGCAGGCTCCTGGACGATGCCCTCACGGCGGACGACCCGGAGTCGCTGCTGCAGGCGATTCGACGACCCACCGCGGAGCGGCCCTTCCAGGTGAAGCGCGCTTTGGAGGCGGGACTCACGGTCGAGCAGGTGGCCGAAGCGACGAAGTACGACCCCTGGTTCGTCGACCAGCTCATGGAGGTCGTGGAGCTGGAGCGCTGGTACGCCGCGCTCGCGGAGGTGACCGCCGCCGATCTGCGACGGATGAAGCGGAACGGCTTCTCCGACCGTCAGCTCGCGGACCTGCGCGGCAGCAGCGAGAGGGCCGTGCGGGAGCAACGTTGGGCCTGGGGCATTCGCCCCACCTACAATGTGGTGGACACCTGCGCCGGCGAATTCCCGGCCCAGACGCCCTACTACTACTCGTCGTACGAAGACGAGGACGAGGCGGCGCCTTCGGATCGGAAGAAGGTCGTGATCCTCGGCAGCGGGCCCAACCGGATCGGCCAGGGCATCGAGTTCGACTACTGCTGTGTGCAGGCGGTACTGGCGCTGTCGGAGGCGGGTTACGAAACGGTCATGGTCAACTCCAATCCGGAGACCGTTTCCACGGACTTCGACGTCAGCGACAAGCTGTACTTCGAACCGCTGACCCTGGAGGACGTGCTCGAGATCATCGAACGCGAAAAGCCGCTCGGAGTGATCGTCCAATTGGGCGGGCAGACCCCCCTGAACCTCGCGGAGGCGCTGGGCGATCTCGGTGTGCCCATCCTGGGGACGTCGGTCGACGCCATCGACCGCGCCGAGGATCGCGAGCGGTTCGAGAAGGTGTGCCGAAGCATTGGTGCGACGGTGCCGGACAACGGGATCGCCACGAACGTGGACGATGCCGCGAAGGTCGCGCAGCGGATCGGTTTTCCCGTGCTGGTGCGACCCAGCTATGTCCTGGGCGGTCGTGCCATGCAGATCGTCTATGACGAGTCGTCGCTGCGCGGCTTCTTCGAAGAGGCGATCCGCGCTTCACCCGATCATCCCGTCTTGATCGACCGTTTCATCGAGGACGCATTCGAGGCGGACGTCGATGCGCTCGCCGACGGTACGGATGTCGTCGTCGCGGGCGTGATGCATCACATCGAGAATGCCGGCGTGCACTCGGGGGACTCCGCCTGTGTGCTGCCCCCTTTGGGTCTGGATCCGGCCGTGGCGGCCGAGATCCGCTCCCTGACGCGCAAGTTCGCGTTGGAGCTCGGCGTGGTGGGACTGATCAACGTACAGTACGCGATCCGCGATGGACGCGTCTTCGTGCTGGAGGTCAATCCCCGGGCATCGAGGACGGTGCCCTTCGTGAGCAAGGCCACGGGCATTCCCTTCGCCCGACTGGCCGCTCGCGTCATGGCTGGGGAGCGCATCGCGGATCTGGACATTCCGGAGAACCCGCGGGTCGGTGGTGTGGCCGTGAAGGAAGCCGTGTTGCCGTTCAATCGCTTCGAGGTCGACATCATCCTCGGACCGGAGATGCGTTCGACCGGTGAGGTGATGGGATTCGACGACACGTTCGGCATGGCCTTCGCCAAAGCGCAGGCGTCGGCCTACAACGAATTGCCCGAGCAGCCACCGGCCACCTTGATCGTCACGGTCAACGACCGGGACAAGGAGACCGTGGTTCCGCTGATCCGGAAGTATCACGAGGTCGGGTTCCGTATCCTGGCCACCGCCGGAACGCAGCACTACCTGGTCGAGCACGGGATCCCGGCCGAGCTGGCCTACAAGGTGGGCGAGGACCGCCCCAACATGGTGGACCTCATCGTGAGCGGGCAGATCCAACTGCTCATCAACACGCCCCTGGGTCGAAAATCCCAGTACGACGACTATGCCCTGCGGCGGGCCGCCATCACGTACAAGGTCCCGTACCTGACCACGATGGCCTCGGCCAAGGCCGCGCTCGATGCGCTGATCGCCATCCGCGGCGACCGCCATCATGTGCGGACCGTCCAGGAGCGCGCGGCCGACGCCCGCCAGGGCGTGACGGTCTGA
- a CDS encoding M6 family metalloprotease domain-containing protein, giving the protein MKRSMLRRLALVLVFLGGSPVAGLRAQDVELLGSVYGTRPPAGYYERLRSQRDAFEFARAFRARTSEVRSALGGPLRRSEVPLGPRSGAVQGNFVFPVVLGLFADTPGQGPFTPAEVQTHFFDGPNPTGTIREFYREMSGGLVEMQGVALPWMRSQLTGAQVAGGSSGLGFQAKVGAFIAELVGILDGAGVDWGAFDNDGPDGIPNSGDDDGFVDVLTVMHPTSGAECSGNERSDQIWSHRWTLAAQGAGPFQTLTPAAGGGVIRVDDYTIQPVLSCAGTTINEIGVYAHELAHGFGLPDLYAVGTAAHAGIGQWGLMGSGSWGCPGPFNPARPCHLSAWSKLALGWLTPVDLPPGAALGVRALQPVETSRQVLRVPSGTGSGDYLLLENRQPLGFDDNMERGGLLVWAVDEAELSGRWLSNTVNSNVNRRGVRLLEADGRAQLTLPGGGRGDAGDPFPGAAAAHVLHAGSLPATRTGDGTPMGVTFLDIQEVGGTVRFALWTRYQTLTVRTAGTAGAAGLVAVDGAAPGAPQMILSSAPFQEHTFAAEPGEPLAAGVRTGFLGWDDGAPRVRTFVTGLADSTLTARYGGTEYEVAIAKSSNQSGVDPADLLISPSAADGWVAEGTEVSIEARAHTGFAFREWAGDLAGQPNPAVRRVDGPLNAEARFDVTFVATVPPAPIELTAAREVEVVMDVANANLPVRWRQTSGVLPAGLRVDPAGAIRGAALVSGTFPLTMQVEDALGLAATVPLTLQVAAPELGLDRLAGPFLLSGQEPDPVEREYLDRSGNRNGVYDLGDLRAFVVANPDLPLSSQEREVLRVLVGSTKVGPGRPR; this is encoded by the coding sequence ATGAAGCGGAGCATGCTGCGGCGCTTGGCCTTGGTTCTGGTCTTCCTCGGAGGATCGCCGGTGGCGGGCCTGCGGGCCCAGGACGTGGAGTTGTTGGGCAGCGTCTACGGGACCCGGCCACCAGCGGGCTACTACGAACGCCTCCGTTCTCAACGGGACGCGTTCGAGTTCGCGCGGGCCTTTCGGGCTCGGACCTCCGAGGTGCGCAGCGCGCTGGGCGGTCCGCTCCGCAGGAGCGAGGTGCCGCTGGGGCCCCGCAGCGGAGCCGTGCAGGGAAACTTCGTATTCCCCGTAGTGCTTGGACTCTTTGCCGACACGCCGGGTCAGGGACCCTTCACGCCGGCCGAGGTCCAGACGCACTTCTTCGACGGACCCAATCCCACGGGGACCATCCGCGAGTTCTACCGCGAGATGTCCGGCGGTCTCGTGGAGATGCAGGGCGTGGCGCTCCCGTGGATGCGGAGCCAGCTCACCGGCGCTCAGGTGGCGGGTGGCTCGAGCGGCTTGGGCTTCCAGGCGAAGGTGGGTGCGTTCATCGCCGAGCTCGTGGGGATCCTCGATGGCGCCGGGGTGGACTGGGGCGCATTCGACAACGATGGTCCCGACGGGATTCCCAACTCGGGAGACGACGACGGGTTCGTCGACGTGCTTACGGTGATGCACCCGACCAGCGGAGCAGAATGCAGTGGCAACGAGCGCTCCGATCAGATCTGGTCGCACCGATGGACCCTGGCGGCGCAGGGGGCCGGGCCCTTCCAGACGCTGACGCCTGCGGCGGGCGGTGGCGTGATCCGGGTCGATGACTACACCATCCAGCCGGTGCTGTCATGCGCGGGAACCACCATCAATGAGATCGGCGTCTACGCGCATGAGCTCGCGCACGGGTTCGGCCTCCCCGATCTGTACGCGGTCGGGACCGCCGCGCACGCCGGGATCGGCCAGTGGGGACTCATGGGGTCCGGCTCCTGGGGTTGTCCGGGCCCATTCAATCCGGCTCGGCCCTGTCACCTGAGCGCCTGGTCGAAGCTTGCGCTGGGTTGGCTCACGCCGGTGGATCTGCCCCCGGGTGCAGCGCTCGGCGTGCGAGCGCTCCAGCCGGTAGAGACCAGCCGGCAGGTCCTGCGCGTCCCGTCCGGAACCGGCAGCGGTGACTACCTGCTGCTCGAAAACCGACAGCCGTTGGGGTTCGACGACAACATGGAACGGGGCGGCCTGCTGGTCTGGGCTGTGGACGAGGCGGAACTCTCCGGCCGCTGGCTCTCCAACACCGTCAACTCGAACGTGAATCGCAGGGGCGTGCGTCTGCTGGAAGCGGATGGCCGAGCTCAGTTGACGCTGCCCGGCGGGGGCAGGGGCGATGCCGGAGACCCCTTCCCGGGCGCAGCGGCCGCGCACGTCCTGCACGCTGGATCCCTGCCGGCCACGCGAACCGGGGACGGGACCCCGATGGGGGTCACCTTTCTCGACATCCAGGAAGTCGGCGGCACGGTCCGTTTTGCGCTCTGGACCCGCTACCAGACGCTCACGGTGCGGACGGCCGGGACCGCCGGAGCGGCCGGTCTGGTCGCGGTGGACGGCGCGGCGCCCGGCGCTCCGCAGATGATCCTTTCGTCTGCTCCGTTCCAGGAGCACACCTTCGCCGCAGAACCTGGGGAGCCGCTCGCCGCGGGGGTCCGCACCGGCTTCCTGGGGTGGGACGATGGTGCCCCCCGCGTTCGCACCTTCGTGACGGGCCTGGCCGACAGCACACTGACGGCTCGCTATGGTGGTACCGAGTACGAGGTGGCGATCGCGAAGAGCAGCAACCAGTCCGGCGTCGACCCCGCCGACCTGCTGATCTCACCCTCCGCTGCCGACGGGTGGGTGGCGGAAGGCACCGAGGTCTCGATCGAGGCTCGCGCGCACACCGGCTTCGCGTTTCGGGAGTGGGCGGGTGATCTCGCGGGCCAGCCCAACCCTGCCGTGCGCCGCGTCGATGGCCCGCTCAACGCAGAAGCCCGCTTCGACGTCACCTTCGTGGCCACCGTGCCCCCCGCACCGATCGAGCTGACCGCGGCCCGGGAGGTGGAGGTGGTGATGGACGTCGCCAACGCCAACCTGCCGGTGCGCTGGAGGCAGACCAGTGGGGTCCTGCCGGCAGGTCTTCGCGTGGATCCGGCCGGCGCGATCCGAGGGGCCGCGCTGGTCTCGGGGACCTTCCCGCTCACCATGCAGGTCGAGGATGCCCTCGGACTGGCGGCCACCGTCCCCCTGACGCTGCAGGTGGCGGCACCGGAGCTGGGGCTGGACCGGCTCGCCGGACCGTTCCTCCTGAGCGGACAGGAGCCGGACCCCGTGGAGCGTGAGTACCTGGACCGCAGCGGGAACCGGAACGGCGTCTACGACCTGGGTGACCTGCGCGCCTTCGTCGTGGCGAACCCGGACCTGCCCCTGAGCTCTCAGGAGCGCGAAGTGCTGCGCGTACTCGTGGGCTCGACCAAAGTCGGTCCGGGGCGCCCACGATGA
- a CDS encoding HD domain-containing protein has protein sequence MPTRDEALKLMQSWVDDAGLRKHMLAVEAAVRWYARRYGADEELWGLAGLLHDLDWEKYPDEHPHRGVIQLRADGYPEEVIDAVLAHAYPDRSDVEPVTDLQKVLCACDELSGLVYACCLVRPNGIDDLTPKSVVKKLKDKAFAAGVSREEVARGMELIGMERSEHIQNVIDGLKTVAADLGIRAQDLTRA, from the coding sequence ATGCCGACGCGGGATGAGGCGCTCAAGCTGATGCAGTCGTGGGTGGACGACGCCGGACTGCGCAAGCACATGCTGGCCGTAGAGGCCGCGGTTCGCTGGTATGCGCGCAGATACGGGGCGGATGAAGAGCTCTGGGGCCTCGCCGGACTCCTCCACGACCTCGACTGGGAGAAGTACCCGGACGAGCACCCCCACCGCGGTGTGATCCAACTGCGGGCCGACGGGTATCCCGAGGAGGTGATCGACGCGGTGCTGGCGCACGCCTATCCGGATCGCTCGGACGTGGAGCCGGTCACGGACCTGCAGAAGGTGCTGTGCGCGTGTGACGAACTGTCCGGGCTGGTGTACGCATGCTGCCTGGTGCGCCCCAACGGCATCGATGATCTGACCCCCAAGTCGGTGGTCAAGAAGCTCAAGGACAAGGCCTTTGCCGCCGGGGTCAGTCGGGAGGAGGTGGCGCGCGGGATGGAGTTGATCGGAATGGAGCGCAGCGAACACATCCAGAATGTGATCGATGGGCTCAAGACGGTAGCGGCCGACCTGGGGATCCGGGCGCAGGATCTGACGCGAGCCTGA
- the nth gene encoding endonuclease III: MPRESKRARRQRANTIYDRLLEEYPDAHCALDHGDAYELAAATILSAQCTDERVNMVTPTLFRRYPTAEDLAAAKQEEVEEIVRSTGFFRNKAKSLIGMADAVVSEHGGELPRSLEELVKLPGIGRKTANVILGNAFGINEGVVVDTHVTRLARLLRLTAHSDAVKIERDLMELFPTERWTMLSHLLIFHGRQVCIARRPRCRDCVVADLCPSAQL, from the coding sequence ATGCCACGGGAATCGAAGCGAGCGCGGCGCCAGCGCGCGAATACCATCTACGACCGACTTCTGGAGGAGTACCCGGACGCCCATTGCGCCTTGGACCACGGGGACGCCTACGAGCTCGCGGCCGCTACCATCTTGTCTGCCCAGTGCACCGACGAGCGCGTCAACATGGTCACCCCGACTCTGTTTCGCCGCTATCCGACGGCGGAGGATCTGGCGGCAGCCAAGCAGGAGGAGGTCGAGGAGATCGTCCGCTCCACCGGCTTCTTCCGCAACAAGGCCAAGAGCCTGATCGGGATGGCCGACGCGGTCGTGTCGGAACACGGGGGTGAGCTGCCGCGCTCGCTCGAGGAGTTGGTGAAGTTGCCGGGGATCGGGCGCAAGACGGCGAACGTGATCCTGGGAAACGCTTTCGGGATCAACGAGGGTGTGGTCGTCGACACGCACGTGACCCGGCTCGCCCGGCTGCTGAGGCTCACCGCGCACTCGGATGCCGTGAAGATCGAGCGGGATCTGATGGAGCTGTTCCCCACGGAGCGGTGGACGATGCTATCTCACCTGCTCATCTTCCACGGCCGTCAGGTCTGCATCGCCCGACGCCCCCGCTGCCGGGACTGCGTCGTCGCGGATTTGTGCCCTTCGGCTCAGCTTTGA
- a CDS encoding metallopeptidase family protein — MRFEAFEHLAREAFGQIPEAYREGIDGLVVSREAQPHPERPDVFTLGECLTESYPSGFDSAETVRSLVVLYWGSFRRLAESDPAFDWEGELWETLTHELKHHLESLASDDGLGGVDYAMDQHFARLDGEPFDPWYYRSGEPAEEGGFRFEDQWFLESAWETTPPRTLHFEHGGRCWSVDVPERPADLHFLIVEGTPEQLSQVQIVLVRRRRWRERLGAALGRGEPTKGETIVTAQPCGDEP, encoded by the coding sequence TTGCGATTCGAAGCGTTCGAGCACCTGGCCCGCGAAGCGTTCGGACAGATCCCGGAGGCCTACCGCGAAGGGATCGACGGACTCGTTGTGTCCCGGGAGGCGCAACCCCACCCCGAGCGACCCGACGTCTTCACGCTCGGCGAGTGTCTGACCGAAAGCTATCCGTCCGGCTTCGATAGTGCCGAGACGGTGCGTTCGCTGGTCGTGCTGTACTGGGGATCCTTTCGCCGACTGGCGGAGTCGGACCCTGCCTTCGACTGGGAGGGGGAGCTGTGGGAGACCCTGACCCATGAGCTCAAGCACCACCTCGAGTCCCTCGCCAGCGACGATGGCCTGGGCGGTGTCGACTATGCCATGGATCAGCATTTCGCCCGCTTGGACGGAGAGCCCTTCGATCCGTGGTACTACCGGAGTGGTGAGCCGGCCGAGGAGGGCGGATTCCGTTTCGAGGATCAGTGGTTCCTCGAGAGCGCGTGGGAGACGACGCCTCCCCGGACGCTACACTTCGAGCATGGAGGTCGCTGCTGGAGCGTCGACGTACCCGAGCGACCGGCCGATCTCCATTTCCTGATCGTGGAGGGTACGCCCGAGCAGCTGTCGCAGGTGCAGATCGTCCTCGTCCGGCGTAGACGCTGGCGGGAACGTCTGGGCGCGGCGCTCGGGCGGGGAGAGCCCACCAAGGGAGAGACGATTGTGACAGCCCAGCCGTGCGGAGACGAGCCCTAG
- a CDS encoding pitrilysin family protein, producing the protein MDRSPARFRALLPFLTLWLLNPLVASAQDGALPEIPYTKFVLDNGLTVIVHEDHKAPIIAVNVWYHVGSKNEKPGRTGFAHLFEHLMFNGSENYDHDYFQVLEPLGATELNGTTNNDRTNYFQNVPTSALDVALWMESDRMGHLVGAITQEKLDEQRGVVQNEKRQGENNPYGQVFNTLYANTYPEGHPYSWPVIGSMEDLEAASLDDVKQWFQTYYGAANAVLVLAGDIDVATAREKAQAYFGDIPPGPPIAKHDVWVARGTGTHRMTMQDRVPQARIYKVWNVPEWGSEATVELALAARVLSSGKTSRLYKRLVYDDQIATDVSAFVFEREIGSWFILQASARPGVELATVEAALDEELQRFLAEGPGADELAREQTEARAGFIRGIERIGGFGGKSDVLAESEVFGGTPDAYRRRMELQGAATPSQVGSAARTWLEDGAFVLEVLPYTHGRFQAVASGIDRTRLPEAGAPPLARFPGLSHRTLSNGLEVVVAERPSIPVVDITLMVDAGYAADAGAVPGTASLAMAMLDEGTARRSALTLADELQRLGAFLGAGSDLDMSFVSLNALAENLDASLDVMADVVLHPAFPEADFQRLKQQRLVQIEQEKTQPVAMALRVLPKIMYGEGHAYSIPLTGSGTQESVGTLTRDDMIRFHRTWFKPNNAKLVVVGATTADEIVPKLERAFRDWQPGSVPEKNLAAVEQQEGQAIYIMDRPEAMQSMIIAGQIAPPKSTPDDLAIDVMNTALGGDFTARINMNLREDKHWSYGATSFIWDARGQRPFVVFAPVQTDKTKESVQEILSELTGVTGERPLTQDELERAQASRTLTLPGSWETQGAVATSIVNMLEYQLPEDHFDTLAERIRALRLQDVNSAARGLLRPDRLIWVVVGDRAEIEEGLRALHLGPIYEIDADGNVKGRPIS; encoded by the coding sequence ATGGATCGTTCACCCGCACGGTTCCGCGCGCTTCTTCCGTTTCTGACGCTGTGGCTCCTGAACCCGCTCGTAGCCTCCGCCCAGGACGGCGCCCTACCCGAGATCCCCTACACGAAGTTCGTGCTCGACAACGGACTCACTGTGATCGTGCACGAAGATCACAAAGCACCCATCATCGCAGTCAATGTCTGGTATCACGTGGGCTCCAAGAACGAGAAACCCGGGCGTACCGGATTCGCACACCTGTTCGAGCATCTCATGTTCAACGGGAGCGAGAACTACGACCACGACTACTTCCAGGTCCTCGAGCCTTTGGGCGCGACCGAGCTGAACGGCACCACCAACAACGATCGCACGAACTACTTTCAGAACGTGCCCACCTCCGCGCTGGACGTGGCTCTCTGGATGGAGTCCGACCGGATGGGCCATCTGGTGGGTGCCATCACCCAGGAGAAGCTGGACGAGCAACGCGGCGTCGTGCAGAACGAGAAGCGGCAGGGAGAGAACAACCCGTACGGGCAGGTCTTCAATACGCTGTACGCCAACACCTATCCGGAGGGACACCCCTACTCCTGGCCGGTGATCGGGTCGATGGAGGACCTGGAAGCGGCGTCGCTCGACGACGTGAAGCAGTGGTTCCAGACCTACTACGGCGCTGCCAACGCGGTGCTGGTCTTGGCCGGAGACATCGACGTGGCCACGGCTCGCGAGAAGGCGCAGGCCTACTTCGGAGACATCCCGCCGGGTCCGCCCATCGCGAAGCACGATGTGTGGGTGGCCCGTGGCACCGGCACACATCGGATGACGATGCAGGACCGGGTACCGCAAGCACGGATCTACAAGGTCTGGAACGTACCGGAGTGGGGCTCCGAGGCTACCGTCGAACTGGCGTTGGCGGCACGAGTGCTGTCGTCCGGAAAGACCTCGCGGCTGTACAAGCGCCTGGTCTACGACGACCAGATCGCCACGGATGTGTCGGCCTTCGTCTTCGAGCGGGAGATCGGCTCTTGGTTCATCCTGCAGGCCAGCGCGCGACCGGGCGTGGAGCTGGCCACGGTGGAGGCGGCGTTGGACGAGGAGCTCCAACGTTTCCTCGCGGAGGGCCCCGGTGCGGACGAGCTGGCCCGCGAACAGACCGAGGCGCGGGCCGGCTTCATCAGGGGCATCGAACGTATCGGCGGGTTCGGGGGAAAGTCCGATGTATTGGCTGAGAGCGAGGTCTTCGGTGGAACCCCCGATGCGTACCGGCGTCGCATGGAACTCCAAGGCGCCGCGACACCGTCACAGGTGGGCTCGGCCGCTCGAACCTGGTTGGAGGACGGCGCCTTCGTGCTCGAGGTGCTCCCGTATACCCACGGGCGCTTTCAGGCCGTGGCCTCGGGGATCGATCGCACGCGACTGCCCGAGGCGGGCGCTCCACCGCTGGCACGTTTTCCTGGGCTGAGCCATCGCACCCTATCGAACGGCCTGGAGGTCGTGGTCGCTGAGCGGCCCTCCATCCCGGTGGTGGACATCACGCTCATGGTCGATGCTGGCTACGCGGCCGACGCCGGGGCGGTGCCCGGAACCGCGAGCTTGGCCATGGCGATGCTGGATGAAGGCACAGCACGGCGAAGCGCTTTGACGCTCGCGGACGAGCTGCAACGCCTGGGCGCCTTCTTGGGCGCCGGCTCCGACCTCGACATGTCCTTCGTATCCCTCAACGCCCTCGCGGAGAATCTGGATGCTTCGCTCGACGTGATGGCGGACGTGGTGTTGCATCCCGCGTTCCCCGAAGCCGACTTCCAACGGCTGAAACAGCAGCGTCTCGTGCAGATCGAGCAGGAAAAAACTCAGCCGGTCGCAATGGCGCTGAGGGTCCTCCCCAAGATCATGTACGGCGAGGGTCACGCGTATTCGATTCCCCTCACCGGCTCCGGCACCCAGGAGAGCGTGGGCACGCTCACCCGCGACGACATGATCCGCTTTCATCGGACGTGGTTCAAGCCCAACAACGCCAAGCTGGTGGTCGTGGGAGCCACCACGGCGGACGAAATCGTACCGAAGCTGGAGCGTGCGTTCAGGGATTGGCAGCCGGGCTCCGTTCCCGAGAAGAACCTCGCTGCGGTCGAGCAACAGGAAGGCCAAGCCATCTACATCATGGATCGGCCCGAAGCGATGCAATCCATGATCATCGCGGGGCAAATCGCCCCACCCAAGTCCACTCCGGACGATCTCGCCATCGACGTCATGAACACCGCGCTGGGCGGAGACTTCACGGCACGGATCAACATGAACCTGCGCGAGGACAAGCACTGGTCCTACGGTGCGACCAGCTTCATCTGGGACGCCCGCGGACAGCGCCCCTTCGTGGTGTTCGCTCCCGTGCAGACGGACAAGACCAAGGAGTCGGTACAGGAAATCCTCTCCGAGCTGACGGGCGTCACCGGCGAACGGCCTCTCACGCAGGACGAGTTGGAGCGGGCCCAGGCCTCGCGCACGCTGACGTTGCCCGGGAGCTGGGAAACCCAGGGTGCCGTCGCCACCTCCATTGTCAACATGCTCGAATACCAACTGCCCGAGGATCACTTCGACACGTTGGCGGAGCGGATCCGCGCGCTTCGCCTGCAGGATGTGAACTCCGCTGCCCGCGGGCTTCTGCGCCCCGACCGACTGATCTGGGTGGTGGTGGGCGACCGGGCGGAGATCGAAGAAGGGCTCAGGGCGTTGCACCTGGGTCCGATCTACGAGATCGACGCCGACGGCAACGTAAAGGGTCGGCCCATCAGCTGA
- the merB gene encoding organomercurial lyase: protein MNDLERAARWMVYQYFAQAGSAPSLAALARLLERPAGQVRLALAGLAAQHQIVLADDGETIRMAHPFGAFESGVRVEAGGTLYHTPCIWDALALPALLDKDAVIEVDAALRGAPLRLLIQGGGLRPTVSVIHFVVPAARFWDDIAFT from the coding sequence ATGAACGATCTGGAGCGCGCAGCCCGTTGGATGGTCTACCAGTACTTCGCACAGGCCGGGAGCGCGCCCTCGCTCGCCGCGCTTGCGCGTCTCCTGGAGCGGCCCGCCGGGCAGGTGCGGCTGGCCCTGGCGGGGCTGGCCGCCCAGCACCAGATCGTGCTTGCCGACGACGGCGAAACGATCCGCATGGCCCATCCCTTCGGCGCTTTCGAATCGGGGGTGCGCGTCGAGGCCGGCGGGACACTCTATCACACACCCTGCATCTGGGATGCGCTGGCGCTGCCCGCCCTCCTGGACAAAGACGCCGTCATCGAAGTGGACGCGGCGCTACGGGGCGCGCCCCTGCGCTTGCTGATTCAAGGCGGCGGGCTCCGACCCACGGTGAGCGTCATCCACTTCGTGGTCCCCGCCGCGCGCTTCTGGGACGACATTGCATTCACCTGA